A part of Jaculus jaculus isolate mJacJac1 chromosome 17, mJacJac1.mat.Y.cur, whole genome shotgun sequence genomic DNA contains:
- the LOC101614229 gene encoding 60S ribosomal protein L23a-like, whose product MVPKAKKEAPAPPKAEAKAKALKTKKAVLKGVHSHKKKKIHTSPTFRRPKTLRLRRQPKYPRKSAPRRNKLDHYAIIKFPLTTESAMKKIEDTTTLVFIVDVKANKHQIKQAVKKLYDIDVAKVNTLIRPDGEKKAYVRLAPDYDALDVANKIGII is encoded by the coding sequence ATGGTGCcgaaagcaaagaaggaagctcctgcccctcccaaagCTGAAGCCAAAGCAAAGGCCCTGAAAACCAAGAAGGCCGTGCTGAAAGGCGTCCacagccacaaaaagaaaaagatccacACGTCACCCACCTTTCGGCGACCCAAGACATTGCGCCTCCGGAGGCAGCCTAAATACCCTCGGAAGAGCGCCCCCAGGAGAAACAAGCTTGACCACTATGCCATCATCAAGTTCCCCCTGACCACCGAGTCGGCCATGAAGAAGATAGAAGACACCACCACCCTGGTGTTCATTGTAGACGTCAAGGCTAACAAGCATCAGATCAAAcaggctgtgaagaaactctatgacattgatgtggccaaagtcaacaccctgatcaggcctgatggagagaagaaggccTATGTTCGGCTGGCTCCCGATTATGATGCTTTGGATGTTGCCAATAAAATTGGGATCATCTAA